Proteins encoded by one window of Vanacampus margaritifer isolate UIUO_Vmar chromosome 17, RoL_Vmar_1.0, whole genome shotgun sequence:
- the LOC144036922 gene encoding uncharacterized protein LOC144036922 — translation MACGIYLGVLLICLLRAEHVRCLWASQEAQGKTYVGFVQGDGGPRHDGRTGNSPQNQFRQVSRVQALARSGSSTGVSANGYRESEPSSSLGGYSSLKVVRLRPVATIAKKAVPKKSRLSTAIASSGSLSRFNAHKSNLEVKQSAGLKKPNGGNHSPPKSSSLFLPGYGTRKFLANMQTSANGAATKVLIGQKTERHHRKTYRNHNKGHKGFQSKLQRVSSGSSEAGSNGQRYFPTDVLMIPSRFGGFPIRRLKDPVTQKNRRLKSAARHAHSDTKWARVKLRS, via the exons ATGGCTTGTGGAATTTATTTGGG GGTCTTGCTGATTTGCTTACTTCGAGCAGAGCATGTTCGCTGTTTGTGGGCTTCTCAAGAAG CTCAAGGCAAGACATATGTTGGCTTTGTGCAAGGTGACGGCGGTCCGAGGCATGACGGACGCACCGGCAACTCTCCCCAGAATCAATTCAGACAAGTCTCTCGTGTTCAAGCCTTGGCCCGAAGCGGCAGTAGTACAGGAGTGTCCGCTAATGGCTACCGAGAATCCGAACCGTCGTCGTCTCTAGGTGGCTACTCCTCACTCAAAGTGGTTCGACTCCGCCCCGTGGCCACCATCGCCAAGAAAGCAGTTCCCAAAAAGTCCCGCCTCTCGACAGCCATTGCGAGTTCAGGGTCTTTGAGCAGGTTTAACGCGCACAAGTCCAACCTGGAAGTCAAACAATCTGCAGGACTCAAGAAACCAAACGGTGGCAACCACTCCCCTCCGAAGTCATCCAGTTTGTTCTTGCCGGGTTACGGCACGCGCAAGTTCTTGGCTAACATGCAGACCTCAGCCAACGGCGCTGCCACCAAAGTCCTGATTGGTCAAAAAACAGAAAGACATCACAGAAAAACCTACAGGAACCACAACAAGGGTCATAAGGGGTTCCAAAGTAAACTGCAGCGGGTGTCCAGCGGTTCATCTGAGGCGGGGTCAAACGGGCAACGCTACTTCCCTACAGACGTCCTAATGATCCCCAGCCGCTTCGGTGGCTTCCCCATCAGGCGCCTGAAGGACCCCGTGACCCAAAAGAACCGTAGGCTCAAGTCTGCTGCCCGCCATGCTCACTCGGACACCAAGTGGGCCAGAGTCAAACTACGTTCCTGA